In Ischnura elegans chromosome 6, ioIscEleg1.1, whole genome shotgun sequence, one genomic interval encodes:
- the LOC124160342 gene encoding transcription factor Sp5, producing the protein MDAHVQRNPGEAPEGGRSATAQHPIGGTTTTAATTTQPAKRPFDVAFLMAPDEGKRPRPTPIASFTTQPPRSFTLTSPSDGLYPSKPQDLTHARSAFTKVARQDAEVRKPEAESVDSPPPAGHHSPHFLPAHATYLTKPFHPSAFASAAPGGLEVASEKALSDIAVRPHTNGTAFPHGNFLDSYLKPPQIYVQHPVPPTPTTLHQHHHGPHPAPQQPSHLAQHHQQRSGEKDVRAAYTTPPTVLAHHSPIPHHGLPVMLPSPPKVRAGGIVPGYHPESAGLVSYPYAAAANLAAAANLAAVASSVLPASLAALGLPSAQNVCAKCNVSFRMTSDLVYHMRSQHKGEAAAAAAAAAAVGLGGGVAGAGAEASAAARRRREESKMLRCPVCAETFRERHHLTRHMTAHQDKDEDEREEEVGVAGGAVEGADEMPVGRAAGGKVRRSGCSKGRK; encoded by the exons ATGGACGCGCACGTGCAGCGCAACCCGGGTGAGGCCCCAGAAGGCGGCCGGAGCGCCACGGCACAGCACCCGATCGGCGGCACCACCACCACAGCCGCCACCACGACGCAGCCCGCCAAGCGACCCTTCGACGTCGCCTTCCTCATGGCACCCGACGAGGGCAAAAGGCCTCGGCCCACCCCCATCGCCTCCTTCACCACCCAACCCCCTCGCTCCTTCACTTTGACCTCCCCCAGCGACGGGCTCTACCCTTCCAAACCGCAAGACCTCACCCACGCCCGCAGCGCCTTCACCAAAGTGGCGCGGCAGGACGCGGAAGTGCGGAAACCGGAGGCGGAAAGCGTGGATTCTCCGCCCCCGGCGGGGCACCACTCGCCCCACTTCCTCCCCGCCCACGCCACCTACCTCACCAAGCCCTTCCACCCCTCCGCCTTCGCCTCCGCCGCCCCCGGGGGCCTAGAGGTCGCGTCCGAAAAGGCGTTGTCGGACATTGCCGTGAGGCCGCACACAAACGGAACGGCCTTCCCTCACGGGAACTTTCTGGATTCGTACCTCAAGCCCCCCCAGATCTATGTGCAGCACCCGGTTCCGCCAACGCCAACGACCCTGCATCAGCACCACCACGGTCCGCACCCGGCGCCGCAGCAGCCGAGCCACCTCGCACAGCACCACCAGCAGAGGAGCGGGGAGAAGGATGTGCGGGCCGCCTACACCACGCCCCCCACAGTCCTGGCGCACCACTCGCCCATCCCACACCACGGTCTTCCGGTCATGCTGCCCTCGCCCCCAAag GTGCGGGCCGGTGGGATTGTGCCAGGATACCACCCAGAATCGGCGGGGCTCGTCAGCTACCCGTACGCAGCCGCCGCCAACCTCGCCGCCGCAGCCAACCTGGCCGCGGTGGCCTCCTCGGTCCTCCCAGCTTCCCTGGCCGCCTTGGGCCTGCCCTCCGCGCAGAACGTCTGCGCCAAGTGCAACGTCTCCTTCCGCATGACCTCCGACCTCGTCTACCACATGCGCTCGCAGCACAAAGGGGAGGCCGCAGCGGCTGCGGCTGCAGCGGCCGCCGTCGGCCTCGGAGGCGGCGTCGCGGGCGCGGGAGCGGAAGCCTCGGCTGCGGCACGGAGACGCAGGGAGGAGAGCAAGATGCTGAGGTGCCCGGTGTGCGCGGAGACGTTCCGGGAGCGGCATCACCTGACGCGGCACATGACCGCACACCAGGACAAGGACGAGGACGagcgggaggaggaggtgggcgtGGCTGGGGGTGCGGTCGAGGGTGCGGACGAGATGCCGGTAGGCAGGGCGGCAGGCGGGAAGGTGCGGAGGTCAGGGTGCAGCAAGGGGAGGAAGTGA